A single genomic interval of Mycobacterium sp. DL592 harbors:
- a CDS encoding NDMA-dependent alcohol dehydrogenase, whose amino-acid sequence MKTNAAVLWEIDGDWQIEEIDLDGPKEGEVLIEFEATGLCHSDQHVRTGDLAGVPLPIIGGHEGAGTVQEVGPGVRDLKPGDHVVTSFLPACGRCRWCASGHQNLCDLGALILVGIQTDGTYRRRVKGHDVGTLAGVGSFSQYGTLSEASVIKIDDDLPLNRACLLGCGVMTGWGSAVNTADIRPGDTVVVIGFGGIGSGAVQGARLAGAERIIVVEPVESKREKAFQFGATHFVTTIAEATALAADLTRGVMADSALLTVGVVEGPMINDAFNIIRKGGAVVLTGLAPTEDLNAVLPMAWITLFQKRLLGSLYGEANPRADIPRLLNLYRDGQLLLDETVTREYKLADINEGFDDMLAGRNIRGVILHDH is encoded by the coding sequence ATGAAGACCAATGCCGCGGTGCTGTGGGAAATCGACGGAGACTGGCAGATCGAAGAAATCGACCTCGACGGGCCCAAGGAGGGCGAGGTCCTCATCGAGTTCGAGGCCACCGGACTGTGCCACTCCGACCAGCACGTGCGCACCGGAGATCTCGCCGGAGTGCCGCTACCGATCATCGGCGGGCACGAGGGCGCCGGTACCGTCCAGGAAGTCGGACCCGGTGTGCGCGACCTCAAGCCCGGCGACCACGTCGTGACGTCCTTCCTGCCGGCCTGCGGCCGCTGCCGCTGGTGCGCCAGCGGCCACCAGAACCTTTGCGATCTAGGCGCATTGATTCTTGTCGGCATCCAGACCGACGGCACCTACCGCCGTCGGGTCAAAGGCCACGACGTCGGCACACTGGCCGGGGTCGGCAGCTTCTCGCAGTACGGCACCCTGTCGGAGGCCTCCGTGATCAAGATCGACGACGACCTGCCGCTGAACCGGGCCTGCCTTCTTGGCTGCGGGGTCATGACCGGCTGGGGTTCAGCGGTCAACACCGCCGACATCAGGCCCGGTGACACCGTCGTCGTCATCGGATTCGGCGGCATCGGCAGTGGCGCGGTCCAGGGGGCACGGCTGGCCGGCGCCGAGCGGATCATCGTGGTCGAACCCGTCGAGTCCAAGCGCGAGAAGGCATTTCAGTTCGGCGCCACCCACTTTGTAACCACGATCGCCGAGGCCACCGCCCTGGCCGCGGACCTGACCCGCGGAGTGATGGCGGACTCGGCGCTGCTGACCGTCGGGGTGGTGGAGGGCCCGATGATCAACGACGCGTTCAACATCATCCGTAAAGGCGGCGCAGTGGTGCTGACCGGTCTGGCTCCGACCGAGGACCTCAACGCAGTGCTGCCGATGGCCTGGATCACGTTGTTCCAGAAGCGTCTTCTCGGCAGCCTGTACGGTGAGGCCAACCCGCGCGCCGACATCCCGCGACTGCTCAACCTCTACCGGGATGGCCAGCTGCTACTCGACGAGACCGTGACGCGCGAGTACAAGCTCGCCGATATCAACGAAGGCTTCGACGACATGCTGGCCGGCCGCAATATCCGCGGCGTCATCCTGCACGACCACTGA
- a CDS encoding SatD family protein, producing the protein MAVMQPMPSSRATVIGDIVGSRQTPDRARLHRQVTRALDEVSSSAIDPPAFTVGDEFQGSYPTVGAAIDAALSLRLALAPDIDVRFGIGWGEVTILDPDTGIQDGPGWWSARESIEWIAGAQQQPGLAHVRTAYRRADADGPDPDAVNAALLCRDHLLGSMDARSLRLLRGLLEHKTKKDLAVMEGISASAVSQRAARDGLDLVVLASGQLAALR; encoded by the coding sequence ATGGCAGTTATGCAGCCTATGCCTTCATCTCGGGCGACGGTGATCGGGGATATCGTCGGCTCCCGGCAGACGCCTGACCGCGCGCGCCTGCACCGCCAGGTGACCCGCGCTCTCGATGAGGTCTCCTCGAGCGCCATCGATCCGCCCGCGTTCACGGTCGGTGACGAGTTCCAGGGCAGCTACCCCACCGTGGGTGCGGCGATCGACGCCGCACTGTCGCTGCGGTTGGCGCTCGCTCCCGACATCGACGTCCGCTTCGGCATCGGCTGGGGCGAGGTCACGATCCTCGATCCGGATACCGGCATCCAGGACGGGCCCGGATGGTGGTCGGCCAGAGAGTCCATCGAATGGATCGCCGGCGCCCAACAACAGCCTGGCCTGGCCCACGTCCGCACCGCCTACCGCCGCGCTGACGCCGACGGCCCCGACCCCGACGCCGTCAACGCCGCCCTGTTGTGTCGGGACCACCTGCTTGGATCGATGGATGCACGATCCCTGCGGCTGTTGCGGGGGCTCCTCGAGCACAAGACGAAGAAGGATCTGGCGGTAATGGAAGGCATCAGCGCTTCGGCGGTGTCCCAACGGGCGGCACGCGACGGACTCGATCTCGTGGTGTTGGCCAGCGGGCAGCTGGCGGCCCTCCGATGA
- a CDS encoding nitroreductase family deazaflavin-dependent oxidoreductase: MALAPQSWPRQFRDLIRLSNKYLLNPAMLRLAGTKYWYASVIRHTGRRSGKNYATPVVADRVGDRFIVPLPYGTQVDWLRNVLTAGRARISSRGETYEVVAPQIIDATEALPLLPRDRRRTFERTGIDHFLRVRIA, encoded by the coding sequence ATGGCACTTGCACCACAGAGTTGGCCGCGGCAGTTCCGCGACCTGATCCGGCTGTCCAACAAATACCTGCTGAATCCGGCCATGTTGCGACTGGCCGGAACGAAGTACTGGTACGCCTCGGTGATCCGGCACACCGGGCGCCGGTCCGGAAAGAACTACGCGACGCCGGTCGTCGCCGACCGGGTCGGTGACCGGTTCATCGTTCCGCTGCCCTACGGCACCCAGGTGGACTGGCTGCGCAACGTTCTGACCGCCGGCCGGGCCCGCATCTCCAGCCGAGGCGAAACCTACGAGGTCGTGGCACCGCAGATCATCGACGCGACCGAAGCGCTGCCCCTGCTACCCCGCGACCGCCGGCGCACCTTCGAGCGGACCGGTATCGACCACTTCCTGCGGGTCCGGATAGCCTAG
- the ipdC gene encoding (3aS,4S,5R,7aS)-5-hydroxy-7a-methyl-1-oxo-octahydro-1H-indene-4-carboxyl-CoA dehydrogenase, with the protein MRLRTPLTELVGIEHPVVQTGMGWVAGARLVSATSNAGGLGILASATMTIDELATAIAKVKSATDKPFGVNIRADAADAGDRVDLMIREGVKVASFALAPKQELIARLKEAGAVVVPSVGAAKHARKVASWGADAVIVQGGEGGGHTGPVATTLLLPSVLDAVDIPVIAAGGFFDGRGLAAALSYGAAGVAMGTRFLLTSDSTVPDEIKQRYLQAALDGTVVSTRVDGMPHRVLRTGLVEKLESGSRLRGFTAAVGNAAKFKKMSQMSWASMIRDGLAMRHGKDLTWSQVLMAANTPMLLKAGLVEGNTAAGVLASGQVTGIIEDLPSCAELIETIVSDAVKHLQAAAALVE; encoded by the coding sequence ATGAGGCTGCGCACGCCGCTGACCGAGCTGGTCGGCATCGAGCATCCGGTGGTCCAGACCGGTATGGGCTGGGTGGCCGGCGCCCGGCTGGTCTCGGCCACGTCCAATGCCGGCGGCCTGGGCATCCTGGCCTCGGCGACGATGACGATCGACGAGCTCGCCACCGCGATCGCCAAGGTGAAGTCCGCCACCGACAAGCCGTTCGGGGTGAACATCCGCGCCGATGCAGCCGACGCCGGTGACCGCGTGGATCTGATGATCCGCGAGGGAGTCAAGGTGGCCTCGTTCGCGCTGGCCCCCAAGCAGGAGCTGATCGCCCGTCTCAAAGAGGCCGGCGCCGTTGTGGTTCCGTCGGTGGGTGCGGCCAAGCATGCCCGCAAGGTGGCGAGTTGGGGTGCCGATGCGGTGATCGTGCAGGGCGGCGAGGGCGGCGGGCACACCGGCCCGGTGGCCACCACGCTGCTGCTGCCCTCGGTTCTCGACGCGGTGGACATCCCCGTCATCGCGGCCGGCGGGTTCTTCGACGGCCGCGGTCTGGCAGCCGCACTGTCCTACGGTGCGGCCGGCGTTGCGATGGGCACCCGGTTCCTGCTGACCTCGGACTCCACCGTGCCCGACGAGATCAAACAGCGTTACCTGCAAGCCGCTCTCGACGGGACCGTGGTGTCCACGCGGGTCGACGGTATGCCGCACCGGGTGCTGCGCACCGGACTGGTCGAGAAGCTGGAAAGCGGTTCACGGCTAAGGGGATTCACCGCTGCCGTGGGCAATGCGGCGAAGTTCAAGAAGATGTCGCAGATGAGCTGGGCGTCGATGATCCGTGACGGCCTGGCGATGCGGCACGGCAAGGACCTCACGTGGTCGCAGGTTCTGATGGCGGCCAACACCCCGATGCTGCTCAAGGCAGGTCTGGTCGAGGGCAACACCGCGGCCGGTGTGCTGGCCTCCGGGCAGGTGACCGGCATCATCGAGGACCTGCCGTCCTGTGCAGAACTGATCGAGACCATCGTCAGCGACGCCGTCAAGCACCTGCAGGCCGCCGCCGCGCTCGTCGAATGA
- the ipdB gene encoding cholesterol ring-cleaving hydrolase subunit IpdB, which translates to MIQVSRAEVCVIACAELFRDAGEIMVSPMTNVVSIGARLARLTFAPDILLTDGEARLLADTPALGAQGAIEGWMPFGRVFETLAWGRRHVVMGANQIDRHGNQNLSAFGPLQHPTRQMFGVRGAPGNTINHATSYWVGNHSKRVFCDEVDIVSGIGWDKVDPDNPAYRFVNVYRVVTNLGVFDFGGPDRTMRALSLHPGVEPDEVRENTSFEVHGLDDADRTRLPSGEEQTLIRERIDPKGLRDKEVKA; encoded by the coding sequence ATGATCCAGGTCAGCCGCGCCGAGGTGTGCGTCATCGCCTGTGCCGAACTGTTCCGCGATGCCGGCGAGATCATGGTCAGCCCGATGACGAACGTCGTCTCCATCGGCGCCCGCCTGGCGCGTCTGACGTTCGCACCGGACATCCTGCTCACCGACGGCGAGGCCCGACTGCTCGCCGACACACCGGCACTCGGCGCGCAGGGCGCGATCGAGGGATGGATGCCCTTCGGGCGCGTCTTCGAGACGCTGGCCTGGGGACGGCGTCATGTCGTGATGGGCGCCAACCAGATCGACCGGCACGGTAATCAGAACCTGTCGGCGTTCGGTCCGCTGCAGCACCCCACCAGGCAGATGTTCGGGGTCCGCGGCGCACCGGGCAACACGATCAACCACGCCACCAGCTACTGGGTGGGCAATCACTCCAAGCGGGTGTTCTGCGACGAGGTCGACATCGTCTCCGGAATCGGCTGGGACAAGGTCGATCCGGACAACCCGGCGTACCGCTTCGTCAACGTCTACCGCGTGGTCACCAACCTCGGCGTATTCGACTTCGGCGGTCCCGACCGCACCATGCGGGCGTTGTCGCTGCACCCCGGTGTCGAACCCGACGAAGTCCGGGAGAACACCTCCTTCGAGGTCCACGGTCTCGACGACGCCGACCGCACCCGGCTGCCCAGCGGTGAGGAGCAGACTCTGATCCGCGAGCGAATCGACCCGAAAGGGCTGCGCGACAAGGAAGTAAAAGCATGA
- the ipdA gene encoding cholesterol ring-cleaving hydrolase subunit IpdA, with protein sequence MRDKRTTLDEAVAGIESGMTIGIAGWGSRRKPMAFVRALLRTDVTDLTVVTYGGPDLGLLCSEGKVSKVYYGFVSLDSPPFYDPWFSKARTTGAIVAREMDEGMLRCGLQAAAQRLPFLPIRAGLGSSVIDFWDGELKTVRSPYQTDGSYEELVAMPALRLDAAFAHLNLGDKHGNAAYTGIDPYFDDLFLMAADRRYLSVEKVVSTEELVKSVPPQALLVNRMMVDQVVEAPNGAHFTTAEPDYPRDEKFQRHYAAAAAEEATWQEFVDTYLSGSEADYQAAVRRFGQQEAK encoded by the coding sequence ATGAGAGACAAGCGAACAACACTCGACGAAGCAGTCGCCGGCATCGAGAGCGGTATGACCATCGGCATCGCCGGCTGGGGATCGCGGCGCAAGCCGATGGCCTTTGTGCGCGCACTGCTGCGTACCGATGTCACCGACCTGACCGTCGTCACCTATGGGGGACCTGATCTCGGGCTGCTGTGCTCGGAAGGCAAGGTCAGCAAGGTCTACTACGGCTTCGTCTCGCTGGACTCCCCGCCGTTCTACGACCCATGGTTCTCCAAAGCCCGCACCACGGGTGCGATCGTGGCCCGGGAGATGGACGAGGGCATGCTGCGGTGCGGTCTGCAGGCCGCCGCGCAACGGCTGCCGTTCCTGCCGATCCGCGCCGGACTGGGCAGCTCGGTCATCGACTTCTGGGACGGCGAGCTCAAGACCGTGCGCTCCCCCTACCAGACCGACGGATCGTACGAGGAACTGGTCGCGATGCCCGCCCTGCGGTTGGACGCCGCCTTTGCGCACCTGAATCTCGGTGACAAGCACGGCAATGCCGCCTACACCGGTATCGACCCGTACTTCGACGACCTGTTCCTGATGGCCGCCGACCGGCGGTACCTGTCGGTCGAGAAGGTGGTCTCCACCGAGGAGCTGGTGAAATCCGTTCCGCCACAGGCACTGTTGGTCAACCGGATGATGGTCGACCAGGTGGTCGAAGCGCCCAACGGGGCCCACTTCACCACCGCTGAGCCGGATTACCCGCGCGACGAGAAGTTCCAGCGCCACTACGCCGCGGCAGCCGCCGAGGAGGCGACCTGGCAGGAGTTCGTCGACACCTACCTGTCGGGCAGTGAAGCCGACTACCAGGCCGCAGTGCGGCGCTTCGGACAGCAGGAGGCCAAATGA
- the echA20 gene encoding (7aS)-7a-methyl-1,5-dioxo-2,3,5,6,7,7a-hexahydro-1H-indene-carboxyl-CoA hydrolase encodes MTITSRTVEPGIVAVTVDHPPVNALPSRGWFELADTITAAGRDMTTHVVILRAEGRGFNAGVDIKEMQNTEGFTALIDANRGCFAAFKAVYECEVPVVAAVNGFCVGGGIGLVGNADVIVASDDAKFGLPEVERGALGAATHLSRLVPQHMMRRLFYTAATVDAETLHHFGSVHEVVPRAELDEAALRVARNIANKDTRVIRAAKEALNLIDVQRVNSSYRMEQGFTFELNLSGVADEHRDAFAGTSKADKL; translated from the coding sequence ATGACCATCACGTCTCGCACCGTCGAACCCGGCATCGTCGCTGTCACGGTGGACCACCCGCCCGTCAACGCGCTGCCCTCGCGTGGCTGGTTCGAACTCGCCGACACCATCACCGCCGCCGGGCGCGACATGACGACCCACGTGGTGATCCTGCGCGCCGAAGGCCGCGGCTTCAACGCCGGCGTGGACATCAAGGAAATGCAGAACACCGAAGGCTTCACCGCCCTCATCGACGCCAACCGGGGCTGCTTCGCCGCGTTCAAGGCGGTCTACGAGTGCGAGGTGCCGGTGGTCGCCGCGGTCAACGGCTTCTGCGTCGGCGGTGGCATCGGTCTGGTCGGCAACGCCGACGTGATCGTCGCCTCCGACGATGCCAAGTTCGGGCTCCCCGAGGTCGAACGCGGCGCACTCGGTGCGGCCACCCACCTGTCCCGGTTGGTGCCCCAGCACATGATGCGGCGGCTGTTCTACACCGCGGCGACGGTCGACGCCGAGACGCTGCACCACTTCGGGTCGGTGCACGAGGTGGTGCCCCGGGCCGAGCTCGACGAGGCCGCGCTGCGGGTGGCCCGCAACATCGCCAACAAGGACACCCGGGTGATCCGGGCCGCCAAGGAAGCGCTGAACCTCATCGACGTCCAGCGCGTCAACTCCAGCTACCGCATGGAGCAGGGCTTCACCTTCGAGCTGAACCTGTCCGGTGTGGCCGACGAGCACCGCGACGCGTTCGCCGGGACTTCGAAGGCGGACAAGCTATGA
- a CDS encoding SDR family oxidoreductase — MPKQALAWYASTVTEAVDTPGTLDLGLRGRVVLVTGGVRGVGAGISSVFAQQGATVVTCARRPVEDLPYEFHSCDVRDPEAVAALIDAIVDKHGRLDVVVNNAGGSPYALAAEASPKFHQKIIELNLLGMLHVSQAANAVMQKQPNGGSIVSISSVSAGRPSPGTAAYSAAKAGVESLTTTLAVEWAPKVRVNALVVGMVETEQVELFYGDADSQAAVAATVPLGRLAKPADIGWAAAFLASDAASYISGAKMAVHGGGEPPAYLSASSANK, encoded by the coding sequence ATACCTAAGCAAGCACTTGCTTGGTACGCTAGCACAGTGACTGAGGCGGTTGACACTCCCGGGACGCTGGACCTGGGCCTACGAGGTCGCGTCGTCCTCGTCACCGGTGGTGTTCGAGGTGTCGGCGCGGGCATCAGTTCCGTATTCGCGCAGCAAGGCGCGACGGTCGTCACCTGCGCCCGGCGTCCCGTCGAGGACCTGCCCTACGAGTTCCACAGCTGCGACGTCCGCGACCCGGAGGCCGTGGCCGCCCTGATCGACGCGATCGTCGACAAGCACGGCCGCCTGGATGTGGTGGTCAACAACGCCGGCGGCTCACCGTACGCGCTGGCCGCCGAAGCTTCGCCGAAGTTCCACCAGAAGATCATCGAGCTGAATCTGCTTGGGATGCTGCATGTCTCGCAGGCCGCGAACGCGGTGATGCAGAAGCAACCGAACGGCGGTTCGATCGTGTCGATCTCGTCGGTGAGTGCGGGCCGCCCGTCGCCCGGCACCGCCGCCTACAGTGCGGCCAAAGCGGGAGTCGAGAGCCTGACCACCACACTGGCGGTGGAATGGGCGCCGAAGGTCCGGGTCAACGCCCTCGTCGTCGGCATGGTCGAAACCGAGCAGGTCGAACTGTTCTACGGCGACGCCGACTCGCAGGCAGCCGTCGCGGCCACCGTGCCGCTGGGCCGCCTGGCCAAGCCGGCTGATATCGGTTGGGCCGCAGCATTTCTGGCTTCCGACGCAGCCTCATACATCAGTGGGGCCAAGATGGCGGTGCACGGTGGCGGAGAGCCGCCTGCGTATCTGTCCGCCTCGAGTGCAAACAAGTAA
- a CDS encoding SDR family oxidoreductase, with product MGLLDGRVVIVTGAGGGIGRAHALAFAAEGARVVVNDIGVGLDGSPAGGGSAAQSVVDEITAAGGEAVANGSNVADWAQAAELVQTAVDSFGGLDVLVNNAGIVRDRMFVNTSEEEFDAVIAVHLKGHFATMKHAGAYWRAKSKAGDAVDARIINTSSGAGLQGSVGQANYSAAKAGIAALTLVAAAEMSRIGVTVNAIAPSARTRMTETVFADMMSTQGQDFDAMAPENISPLVVWLGSVESRDVTGRVFEVEGGIVRVAEGWARGAEIDKGARWDPAELGPVVTDLLAKSREPLPVFGA from the coding sequence ATGGGTTTGCTCGACGGCCGGGTGGTCATCGTCACGGGTGCTGGTGGTGGCATCGGGCGGGCGCACGCACTGGCGTTCGCCGCCGAAGGGGCACGTGTGGTGGTCAACGACATCGGTGTCGGGCTCGACGGGTCTCCTGCCGGCGGTGGTAGTGCGGCGCAGTCGGTGGTCGACGAAATCACCGCAGCCGGTGGGGAAGCCGTCGCCAACGGATCAAATGTCGCCGACTGGGCTCAGGCCGCCGAACTGGTTCAGACCGCCGTGGACTCCTTCGGCGGGCTCGACGTCCTGGTGAACAACGCCGGCATCGTGCGGGACCGGATGTTCGTCAACACCTCCGAAGAGGAGTTCGACGCCGTCATCGCCGTCCACCTCAAAGGCCACTTCGCCACCATGAAACATGCCGGCGCGTACTGGCGGGCCAAGTCCAAGGCCGGCGACGCCGTCGATGCCCGCATCATCAACACCAGCTCGGGGGCAGGCCTGCAGGGCAGCGTCGGGCAGGCCAACTACAGCGCCGCCAAAGCAGGCATCGCCGCACTGACTCTGGTTGCCGCCGCCGAGATGAGCCGCATCGGTGTGACCGTCAACGCGATCGCCCCGTCGGCACGCACCCGGATGACCGAGACGGTCTTCGCCGACATGATGTCAACGCAGGGACAGGATTTCGACGCGATGGCACCGGAGAACATCTCACCGCTGGTGGTGTGGCTCGGCAGTGTCGAGTCGCGCGACGTGACCGGCCGAGTATTCGAGGTCGAGGGCGGCATCGTGCGGGTCGCCGAGGGCTGGGCGCGCGGCGCAGAGATCGACAAGGGCGCTCGGTGGGATCCCGCCGAACTCGGCCCCGTCGTCACCGACCTGCTGGCCAAGTCCCGCGAACCGCTGCCGGTGTTCGGCGCCTAG
- a CDS encoding nitroreductase family deazaflavin-dependent oxidoreductase, with amino-acid sequence MPKPRPKGLDTPTTKFIIRWMSKAQTAVYKASKGKIGGSFLEGAPVALLTTIGRKTGEPRVAPLLFLREGNRIVLVASQGGSDKHPLWYLNLKANPKVKVQIKDEVLELTARDATEAERAEYWPKMTAFYTGFEDYQSWTDRVIPIVICDP; translated from the coding sequence TTGCCTAAACCGCGCCCCAAGGGCCTCGACACCCCGACGACGAAGTTCATCATCAGGTGGATGTCAAAAGCGCAGACCGCGGTCTACAAGGCCAGCAAAGGCAAGATCGGCGGCAGCTTCCTCGAAGGCGCGCCGGTGGCGCTGCTGACGACAATCGGGCGCAAGACTGGTGAACCGCGGGTCGCGCCACTGCTGTTTCTGCGCGAAGGCAATCGGATAGTGCTGGTTGCTTCCCAGGGCGGCAGCGACAAGCACCCCCTGTGGTACCTCAATCTCAAGGCGAACCCGAAGGTGAAGGTTCAGATCAAGGACGAGGTGCTGGAGTTGACAGCGCGCGATGCCACCGAGGCCGAGCGTGCCGAGTACTGGCCCAAGATGACCGCGTTCTACACCGGCTTCGAGGACTACCAGTCCTGGACCGATCGCGTCATCCCGATCGTGATCTGCGACCCGTAA
- a CDS encoding steroid 3-ketoacyl-CoA thiolase, translated as MGNPVIVEATRSPIGKRGGWLSGLHATELLGAVQRAVVEKAGIDPNEVEQAIGGCVTQFGEQSNNITRVAWLTAGLPEQIGATTVDCQCGSAQQANHLIAGLISVGAIDVGIACGIEAMSRVGLGANAGPDRSKIRAASWDIDMPDQFTAAERIAKRRGITREDLDHLGYISQLKAKRAWDEGRFDREISPIEAPVLDENKQPTSERHLVSRDQGLRETTMEGLAGLKPVMEGAMHTAGTSSQISDGAAAVLWMDEDKARALGLRPRARIVAQALVGAEPYYHLDGPVQSTAKVLEKAGMKMGDIDLTEINEAFASVVLSWAQVHGADMDKVNVNGGAIALGHPVGSTGSRLITTALHELERTDQSTALITMCAGGALSTGTIIERI; from the coding sequence ATGGGTAATCCTGTCATCGTCGAAGCCACCCGCAGCCCGATCGGAAAGCGGGGCGGCTGGTTGTCCGGTCTGCACGCCACCGAATTGCTGGGCGCGGTACAGCGGGCTGTAGTGGAAAAAGCCGGTATCGATCCGAACGAGGTCGAGCAGGCCATCGGCGGTTGCGTCACCCAGTTCGGTGAGCAGTCCAACAACATCACCCGGGTGGCCTGGCTGACGGCCGGCCTGCCCGAGCAGATCGGCGCAACGACGGTGGACTGCCAGTGCGGCAGCGCCCAGCAGGCCAACCACCTCATCGCCGGCCTGATCTCAGTCGGGGCCATCGACGTCGGGATCGCCTGCGGTATCGAGGCCATGAGCCGCGTCGGCCTGGGCGCCAACGCCGGTCCGGACCGCTCGAAGATCCGCGCCGCCTCGTGGGACATCGACATGCCCGACCAGTTCACCGCCGCTGAGCGCATCGCCAAGCGCCGCGGCATCACCCGCGAAGACCTCGACCATCTTGGCTACATCTCCCAGCTGAAAGCCAAGCGCGCCTGGGACGAGGGCCGCTTCGACCGGGAGATCTCCCCGATCGAGGCACCTGTTCTCGACGAGAACAAGCAACCCACCTCCGAGCGGCACCTGGTCAGCCGCGACCAAGGTCTGCGCGAGACCACCATGGAGGGCCTCGCCGGGCTCAAGCCGGTGATGGAAGGTGCGATGCACACAGCAGGCACCTCGTCGCAGATCTCCGACGGCGCCGCCGCGGTGCTGTGGATGGACGAAGACAAGGCACGCGCGCTCGGCCTGCGTCCGCGTGCCCGCATCGTCGCCCAGGCCCTCGTCGGCGCCGAGCCCTACTACCACCTCGACGGCCCGGTGCAGTCAACGGCGAAGGTGCTGGAGAAGGCCGGGATGAAGATGGGTGACATCGACCTGACCGAGATCAACGAGGCGTTCGCCTCCGTCGTGCTGTCGTGGGCCCAGGTGCACGGGGCCGATATGGACAAGGTCAACGTCAACGGCGGAGCGATCGCACTGGGCCACCCGGTCGGCAGCACCGGCAGCCGGCTGATCACCACCGCGCTGCACGAGCTCGAGCGCACCGACCAGAGCACCGCGCTGATCACGATGTGCGCCGGCGGTGCGCTGTCGACCGGAACCATCATCGAGCGGATCTAA